From Pararhodobacter zhoushanensis, the proteins below share one genomic window:
- a CDS encoding aa3-type cytochrome c oxidase subunit IV, producing MAHEHGSMDTTSQEKTFNGFIRASIIVAAFSIGCLIFMALVNA from the coding sequence ATGGCGCATGAACACGGCTCGATGGACACCACCTCGCAGGAAAAAACCTTCAACGGTTTCATTCGTGCGTCGATCATCGTTGCAGCATTTTCAATCGGCTGCCTGATTTTCATGGCGCTGGTCAACGCCTGA